A DNA window from Ictalurus punctatus breed USDA103 chromosome 11, Coco_2.0, whole genome shotgun sequence contains the following coding sequences:
- the LOC108271653 gene encoding GATA zinc finger domain-containing protein 14 has protein sequence MGKFSLYDDRETQMFTVSIRNVTEEDSGEYWCGAEAAWTSDHGYKVYFTQIELTVTDPRVPVSASVSTIYSSSLPTSSSSSSSSSSMSTPTSLEGGFPAFTVITVSVILLLLLLLLIGVIFLIVILHKRHRTQSPGTMTPTYRETNGDYENDPNVLHFQSRQMTKQSDSVYKSLNPNTNQSDSVYQSPNPNTNQSDSVYQSLNPNTNQSDLVYQNLNPNTNQSSSVYQTLNPNTNQSDSVYQSLNPNTNQSDSVYQSLNPKTNRSDSVYQNMNPNNQSDTVYQSLNPNTNQSNSVYQSLNPNTSQSDSVYQSLNPNTNQSDSVYQSPNPNTNQSDSVYQSLNPNTNQSDSVYQNLNPNTNQSDSVYQTLNPITNQSDSVYQSLNPNTNQSDSVYQSLNPNTNQSDSVYQRLNPNTNQSDSVYHSLNPNTNQSDPVYHSLNPNTNQSDSVYQTLNPNSNQLDSVYQILNPNTNQLDSVYQSLNPNTNRSDSVYQNMNPNTNQSDSVYHSLNPNTNQSDLVYQSLNPNTNQSDSVYQSLNPNTNQSDSVYQSLNPNTNQSDSVYQSLNPNTNQSDSVYQSLNPNTSQSDSVYHSLNPNTNQSDSVYQSLNPNTNQSDSVYQRLNPNTNQSDSV, from the exons atgggGAAATTCTCCTTGTATGAtgacagagaaacacaaatgTTCACTGTGAGTATTAGAAATGTAACTGAGGAGGACTCTGGTGAATACTGGTGTGGAGCTGAAGCAGCCTGGACATCCGATCATGGATACAAGGTTTATTTCACACAGATCGAACTGACAGTTACTG ATCCACGTGTCCCTGTTTCAGCATCAGTGTCAACAATATATTCATCATCTTtaccaacatcatcatcttcatcatcatcatcatcatcaatgtcTACGCCAACTTCTCTTGAAGGAG GATTTCCAGCTTTCACTGTGATCACTGTGTCTGTaattctgctgctgcttctgttgCTTCTGATTGGAGTCATATTCCTCATTGTGATTCTACATAAGAGACACAGGACGCaaa GCCCAGGAACAATGACTCCAACTTACAGAGAG ACAAATGGAGATTATGAAAATGACCCAAATGTGCTCCATTTCCAGTCAAGACAAATGACCAAGCAATCAGATTCGGTCTATAaaagtctgaaccccaacaccaaccaatcagattcagtctaccaaagtccgaaccccaacaccaaccaatcagattcagtctatcaaagtctgaaccccaacaccaaccaatcagatttggtCTACCAAAatctgaaccccaacaccaaccaatcaagTTCGGTCTACCAAactctgaaccccaacaccaaccaatcagattcagtctaccaaagtctgaaccccaacaccaaccaatcagattcagtctaccaaagtctgaaccccaaGACCAACCGATCAGATTCAGTCTATCAAAATATGAaccccaacaaccaatcagatacggtctaccaaagtctgaaccccaacaccaaccaatcaaattcggtctaccaaagtctgaaccccaacaccagccaatcagattcagtctaccaaagtctgaaccccaacaccaaccaatcagattcggtcTACCAAAGTCcgaaccccaacaccaaccaatcagattcagtctatcaaagtctgaaccccaacaccaaccaatcagattcagtctaTCAAAatctgaaccccaacaccaaccaatcagattcggtcTACCAAACTCTGAACCCCATCACCAACCAGTCAGATTCGGTCTAccaaagtctgaaccccaacaccaaccaatcagattctgtctaccaaagtctgaaccccaacaccaaccaatcagattcagtctaccaacgtctgaaccccaacaccaaccaatcagattcggtcTACCACAGTCTtaaccccaacaccaaccaatcagatccaGTCTACCAcagtctgaaccccaacaccaaccaatcagattcagtctacCAAACTCTGAACCCCAACAGCAACCAATTAGATTCGGTCTACCAAAttctgaaccccaacaccaaccaattAGATTCGGTCTAccaaagtctgaaccccaacaccaaccgATCAGATTCAGTCTATCAAAATatgaaccccaacaccaaccaatcagattcggtcTACCAcagtctgaaccccaacaccaaccaatcagatttggtctaccaaagtctgaaccccaacaccaaccaatcagattcagtctaccaaagtctgaaccccaacaccaaccaatcagattcagtctaccaaagtctgaaccccaacaccaaccaatcagattcggtctaccaaagtctgaaccccaacaccaaccaatcagattcagtctatcaaagtctgaaccccaacaccagccaatcagattcggTCTACCAcagtctgaaccccaacaccaaccaatcagattcagtctaccaaagtctgaaccccaacaccaaccaatcagattcagtctaccaacgtctgaaccccaacaccaaccaatcagattcggtctag